One genomic segment of Hordeum vulgare subsp. vulgare chromosome 2H, MorexV3_pseudomolecules_assembly, whole genome shotgun sequence includes these proteins:
- the LOC123429024 gene encoding uncharacterized protein LOC123429024, with the protein MHGMAGWTPMAVPASAAFLGTTVYDGGAFTVQRRPLPIRVVGLVPPIQRAARRLHRACGTLQHVARRRGLALPADRTAGKAAQRPEVADLHWEAAQCPKQRPADDNG; encoded by the coding sequence ATGCATGGCATGGCGGGGTGGACACCAATGGCCGTGCCCGCATCTGCGGCCTTCCTCGGCACAACCGTCTACGACGGCGGTGCTTTCACAGTGCAACGACGCCCGCTACCAATAAGGGTCGTCGGCCTGGTTCCGCCCATCCAGCGCGCAGCACGACGACTTCATCGAGCGTGTGGCACGCTACAGCACGTAGCGCGACGGCGGGGCCTTGCCCTCCCGGCTGACAGGACGGCCGGCAAGGCGGCGCAGCGCCCCGAGGTCGCGGACCTCCATTGGGAGGCAGCGCAGTGCCCCAAGCAGCGCCCAGCGGACGACAACGGCTAA
- the LOC123431393 gene encoding MDIS1-interacting receptor like kinase 2-like, with translation METFPLLKLIPHALLLVWLLPATVVPSLLQEQAGALLAWKATLQSHPAQLQSWSTGNKTSWPCSWYGISCSMHQPRHQEVITGISLPGLRLRGELDALNFTVLRTLTSINLSDNQIRGSFPPALASSLPNLRHLILQDNELSGEIPREIKHLEGLVRLNLSSNLLSGPIPGELGFLKELDTIDFSKNNLTGPIPRNLGNFTKLTTLYLYGNRFTGYLPRELGYLMNLQELALADNKLIGPIPGFFGSFINLTGLYLWGNQLSGHIPPELGYLKNLKTLHLGNNKLKGSIPEIFGNLTKLATLCLGGNLFSGHVPRQIGTLMDLVRLELGTNNLSGSLPPELCSRSPLRHLTAFDNKLNGQLPSSLVHCKSLVRVRIERNQIEGDISELGVYPNLLYMDMSSNKLSGQLSYHWGECPNLTKLGISNNNLMGKIPANIGQLSQLKVLDLSSNKLEGEIPSELGNLKNLFQLSLADNLLHGSIPQEIGALSSLELLDLSSNNLSGLVQGSVEHCLKLRSLNMSGNNFKGNVPTALASLHNLHELLDLSDNSFIGAIPSQLGGLILLDNLNLSHNKLIGSIPSSFKNMGGLTSIDVSYNELEGPVPEMKKIHRIEDECCISKSVFKREIEALVQIRHRNIVKLFGYCSSSQGKFLIYEYMERGDLAAILRVNGRAIELDWRRRIHIVLDVVQALAYMHHDCSSPIVHRDITSNNILLDLEFRACISDFGTAKILNIDGQNITRLAGTKGYLAPELAYTENVTEKCDVYSFGVLVLELFMGYHPGDLLSSLLSDTKNNDVCLLDLLDSRLVLPEAETAREIYCILSVVVQCLELSPSRRPTARRASDELFAIKACEDDVDYLHASITIPAQ, from the exons ATGGAGACCTTCCCTCTCCTGAAACTCATCCCACACGCTCTCCTACTAGTCTGGCTTCTGCCAGCCACGGTAGTGCCATCCCTCCTGCAAGAACAAGCAGGAGCTCTCCTTGCCTGGAAAGCCACACTACAAAGCCACCCAGCCCAGCTGCAATCCTGGTCGACGGGAAACAAAACTTCATGGCCGTGCAGCTGGTACGGCATCAGCTGCAGCATGCATCAACCAAGGCACCAGGAGGTGATCACCGGGATCTCTCTACCGGGGTTGCGGTTGAGAGGGGAGCTCGACGCCCTCAACTTCACGGTGTTGCGTACTCTCACGAGTATCAACCTCTCCGACAATCAGATAAGGGGCTCCTTTCCACCTGCTTTAGCATCGTCCTTGCCAAACCTGCGGCACCTAATTCTCCAGGATAATGAGCTTTCCGGTGAAATACCAAGGGAAATAAAACACCTAGAGGGTCTCGTGAGGCTGAACTTGTCAAGCAATCTCTTGTCTGGCCCCATCCCTGGTGAACTAGGCTTCCTAAAGGAGCTAGACACTATAGATTTTTCCAAGAACAACCTCACAGGTCCCATTCCCAGAAATTTAGGGAATTTTACTAAGCTCACTACCTTGTACCTTTATGGTAATCGGTTCACCGGATATCTTCCTCGAGAACTAGGTTACCTCATGAATTTACAAGAGTTGGCTCTTGCCGACAACAAACTCATCGGTCCCATTCCCGGTTTCTTTGGGAGTTTCATTAACCTCACTGGCTTGTACCTATGGGGTAACCAACTTTCCGGGCATATTCCTCCAGAACTAGGTTACCTAAAGAATTTAAAAACGTTGCATCTTGGCAATAACAAACTCAAAGGTTCCATCCCCGAGATCTTTGGAAATTTGACTAAACTCGCTACCTTGTGTCTCGGTGGTAATCTATTCTCGGGACATGTTCCTCGTCAAATTGGTACCTTAATGGATCTTGTGCGTTTGGAACTTGGTACTAACAATCTCTCCGGTTCCTTGCCACCTGAGTTGTGTTCTCGAAGCCCGCTCCGGCATCTAACTGCATTTGATAACAAGTTGAATGGACAACTTCCATCAAGTTTGGTACACTGCAAAAGCCTAGTCAGAGTTCGTATTGAAAGGAATCAAATAGAAGGAGATATCTCTGAGTTGGGAGTTTATCCAAATCTGCTGTATATGGATATGAGCTCAAATAAACTATCTGGTCAATTATCTTATCACTGGGGAGAATGTCCTAATCTTACCAAGCTAGGCATCTCAAACAACAACCTCATGGGTAAAATACCTGCAAATATTGGGCAACTATCTCAGCTAAAGGTACTTGATCTTTCATCAAACAAGCTTGAAGGAGAGATTCCAAGTGAACTCGGTAATCTAAAAAATTTGTTCCAGTTGAGCCTGGCAGACAATTTGCTCCATGGAAGCATACCACAAGAAATTGGAGCACTGTCCAGTCTGGAGTTGTTGGATTTGTCATCAAATAACCTAAGTGGTTTGGTACAAGGATCAGTTGAGCATTGTTTAAAGCTTCGCTCACTGAATATGAGTGGCAATAACTTCAAAGGAAACGTCCCTACCGCGCTAGCGTCATTGCATAACTTACATGAACTCTTGGACTTAAGTGATAATTCATTTATTGGGGCAATACCAAGCCAACTTGGAGGTCTGATCCTGCTAGATAATTTGAATCTTTCACACAATAAACTTATTGGCTCCATCCCATCATCATTTAAGAATATGGGAGGCTTGACATCCATTGATGTATCTTACAATGAACTCGAAGGACCGGTCCCAGAGA TGAAGAAGATACACAGGATTGAAGACGAGTGTTGCATAAGCAAGTCAGTGTTCAAACGTGAAATTGAGGCATTGGTACAGATTCGACATCGGAACATCGTGAAACTATTTGGGTATTGTTCCTCTAGCCAAGGCAAGTTTCTTATATATGAATATATGGAGAGAGGAGACCTGGCAGCAATACTGAGGGTCAATGGAAGGGCAATTGAATTGGATTGGAGAAGGCGGATACATATTGTGCTAGATGTGGTTCAAGCTTTGGCgtacatgcatcatgattgttcgtCACCGATAGTCCATAGAGATATAACAAGCAACAACATTCTGCTTGATTTGGAATTTAGAGCTTGCATCTCTGACTTCGGTACGGCTAAAATTCTCAATATTGATGGTCAAAATATCACTAGGCTTGCTGGAACGAAGGGATATCTTGCCCCAG AGCTAGCATATACAGAGAATGTAACAGAGAAATGTGACGTATATAGCTTCGGAGTGCTTGTTCTAGAGCTATTTATGGGATACCATCCAGGCGATTTGCTCTCATCCCTCTTGTCGGACACCAAGAATAATGATGTGTGTCTGCTGGATCTGCTAGACTCCAGGCTCGTGCTCCCAGAGGCTGAAACCGCTAGAGAAATATACTGCATTCTCAGTGTTGTAGTTCAGTGCCTAGAGCTGAGTCCATCACGCAGACCAACAGCACGTCGTGCAAGTGATGAGCTATTTGCGATTAAAGCATGTGAAGATGATGTTGATTATCTGCACGCTAGCATCACCATTCCTGCACAGTAG